The genomic segment GCAACGCGCGGTCGCAGGCTCCCCCCTCGCTCGGGCTAATGGCACGTCTCGGCGTGCCAGCGGGTGGGCGGGTGAGAAGGTTACGCGCAGTGGAAGATCAATCAGCCCCCATCCCCGAAGAGAGAACGAGTAAGCTTGGACGCAACATCACATACCAGGAGGGATCGACCGGATCACGAGAAAAAAGTAGAATGACTCTGTTTCTTGGGTTCACCATACGGAGGGGTTATGAAAGTAGTGTCTAGTTCACTGTTACTTGCTGTGCTGAGTGTCACCGCGATCGACGTCCAGGCGGCCTGGTCTGCGCTGCGCATGGCCTGCGACGGAGACGACGTAGGAGCGGAAGTGTCCATCAATGGGGTGTTCAAGGGCGAATGCCCGCTCGACCTACAAGTGAGCGCTGGCACGGTGCAGCTCACGGTGCTGAAGACCCTCAACACCTCGCACGTACGGACCTTTGAGCAAGACATCCGCATGGGTGACGGGGTCGTCACAAAAGTCGCGGTCATCGAGCAGGGGCAACTCACCGCCAAAGGCAAGGGCATCGAAGCTGAACGGCAGCGTCAGGCGCAGGAGCCTGGTCATGACGCCACCCTGAGGGCGCTGGTGCCGGAGGGGGAGTTCCTGTATGGAAACGACAAGCAACGGCTGTCTCTGTCAGCCTTCTATATGGATAAGTTTGAAGTGAGTACCGCGCAATATGCCAAGTTCATGGCGGCGACGGGCGCGAAGGAGCCGAAGTACTGGCCGACGTCGGGGTTGGTCAGCCATGACCAGAAGCCGGTGGTGGGCGTGTCCTGGTCCGAGGCAGATGCCTATTGCCGTCACTATCACAAACGGTTGCCGACGGAACAGGAGTGGGAGAAAGCGATGCGGGGAACGGATGGACGGAACTATCCTTGGGGCAACGAGGAACCGACAGGCCGCCATGTCAATTCTAACAAGAACAGCAATGACTATAATGACTACGGGCCCCTGA from the Nitrospirota bacterium genome contains:
- a CDS encoding SUMF1/EgtB/PvdO family nonheme iron enzyme translates to MKVVSSSLLLAVLSVTAIDVQAAWSALRMACDGDDVGAEVSINGVFKGECPLDLQVSAGTVQLTVLKTLNTSHVRTFEQDIRMGDGVVTKVAVIEQGQLTAKGKGIEAERQRQAQEPGHDATLRALVPEGEFLYGNDKQRLSLSAFYMDKFEVSTAQYAKFMAATGAKEPKYWPTSGLVSHDQKPVVGVSWSEADAYCRHYHKRLPTEQEWEKAMRGTDGRNYPWGNEEPTGRHVNSNKNSNDYNDYGPLIRAWFLEGGKSPYGILDRAGNVWEWTSSDYDRGQKVLRGGAWFYQAFYWGSTDRLGGTPDSRDRDFGFRCAQDVRK